The Choristoneura fumiferana chromosome 10, NRCan_CFum_1, whole genome shotgun sequence genome has a segment encoding these proteins:
- the alc gene encoding 5'-AMP-activated protein kinase subunit beta-1, with protein sequence MGNAGSNHPKEWHKDAVAKPPGAGPSSPTKEGEAFTFDKKVDEDRIGRDDDNNIEDGAPYYTKAVPESEEEFGVMRERSNTLTDGSKSTDESKVLPTVFRWEGGGKQVFISGTFTDWKTIPMVKSHGDFVTIIDLPEGEHQYKYFVDGEWRNDPQVKLVDNGMGSKNNLVKVKLSDFEVFQALAKDSEGIHSSAQTEYSQEIPQSKPWEKVSGPPILPPHLLQVILNKDTPLSCEPTLLPEPNHVMLNHLYALSIKDGVMVLSATHRYRKKYVTTLLYKPI encoded by the exons ATGGGAAACGCTGGGAGTAATCACCCCAAAGAATGGCATAAAGACGCTGTTGCAAAGCCACCAGGAGCAGGTCCATCCTCTCCGACTAAGGAAGGTGAAGCTTTTACCTTTGACAAAAAGGTGGACGAGGACCGTATCGGGCGAGATGACGACAATAACATTGAAGATGGAGCACCGTACTATACTAAAGCAGTGCCTGAGAGCGAGGAGGAATTCGGTGTAATGCGCGAGCGATCGAACACGTTAACAGACGGTAGTAAATCAACTGACGAATCTAAAGTGCTTCCTACTGTGTTTAGATGGGAAGGAGGCGGAAAGCAA GTATTTATTAGTGGAACATTCACAGATTGGAAAACTATTCCAATGGTTAAGAGCCATGGTGACTTTGTGACTATTATTGACTTACCTGAGGGTGAGCATCAGTACAAGTATTTTGTGGATGGTGAATGGCGAAATGACCCTCAAGTG AAATTGGTTGACAATGGAATGGGCTCCAAAAATAACTTGGTAAAAGTAAAGCTGTCAGATTTTGAGGTGTTTCAAGCGCTTGCTAAGGACAGTGAAGGCATACATAGCAGCGCTCAGACTGAGTACTCGCAG gaaataCCACAGTCAAAACCATGGGAGAAAGTATCAGGGCCCCCCATACTGCCACCACACCTTCTGCAAGTCATATTAAACAAGGACACACCATTGTCC TGTGAACCGACCCTGCTCCCAGAACCAAATCATGTGATGCTGAATCATTTATATGCTTTGTCAATCAAAGATGGCGTCATGGTATTATCAGCCACGCATCGCTATAGGAAGAAATATGTTACTACTCTTCTTTATAAACCAATTTAA
- the senju gene encoding UDP-galactose transporter senju, with the protein MKELQNLFPNKEGFIVFALYIILFVFQGVFVTASKNASGGYEYNTTLVVFLSELLKLVASATLYSFRRNDKPHIFKAVAINFKLLLLYFIPSLLYCFYNNLAFVNLSHYDPTSYYILLQFRVVLTALLFQCLFKKKLTFIQWISLGILTLGCIIKNFDAASVQSTTLHDTDLWSQVFNIYFLSINFQNFCSCLAGTYNEYLLKSQGSSVDIFLQNVFMYLDSVICNFFILMFKGELNTVFNDFGSLCNIIVVLIIVNSAVVGIVTSFFLKNLNSILKTYASALELVITAVVCYILFRILITWGTVISICLVIIAVAMYFKNPVNNVNLGNDSSRDTKALLDVVTE; encoded by the exons ATGAAAGAACTACAAAACCTATTTCCCAATAAAGAAGGGTTTATAGTCTTCGCAttgtacataattttgtttgtgtttcaAG GAGTATTTGTTACTGCATCAAAGAACGCAAGTGGTGGTTATGAATACAACACAACACTGGTTGTATTCTTGTCAGAACTTCTCAAGCTTGTGGCTTCTGCCACACTCTACTCTTTTAGAAGAAA tgATAAACCGCACATTTTCAAAGCGGTGGCGATTAACTTCAAGTTACTACTGCTCTATTTCATCCCGTCGCTGTTGTACTGTTTCTACAATAACCTGGCATTTGTCAACTTGTCCCACTATGACCCGACATCATACTACATTCTCCTGCAGTTCCGGGTAGTCCTGACTGCATTACTGTTTCAG TGTTTGTTCAAGAAAAAACTAACGTTTATTCAATGGATCTCCCTAGGCATCCTGACTCTAGGATGCATAATAAAGAACTTTGACGCCGCCTCGGTCCAGTCCACGACACTGCACGACACAGATCTATGGTCACAAGTATTCAACATTTACTTCCTCTCAATTAACTTCCAAAACTTTTGTTCTTGCCTAGCGGGCACATACAACGAGTACCTTCTAAAGAGTCAGGGTTCCAGCGttgacatatttttacaaaacgTATTCATGTACCTGGACTCTGTTATATGTAATTTCTTTATACTAATGTTCAAAGGTGAATTAAACACTGTGTTTAACGACTTCGGGTCTTTATGTAACATAATTGTGGTACTTATTATTGTCAATAGCGCTGTAGTTGGTATAGTGACCAGCTTTTTTTTGAAGAATCTCAACTCTATTCTAAAAACTTATGCAAGTGCTTTAGAACTGGTCATAACAGCTGTTGTTTGTTATATACTATTCCGTATTCTGATAACATGGGGAACTGTGATATCTATTTGTCTAGTCATTATCGCTGTGGCGATGTATTTCAAAAATCCTGTCAATAATGTTAATTTGGGAAATGATAGTTCAAGAGATACGAAAGCATTGCTTGATGTGGTAACAGAATAG